In Nomascus leucogenys isolate Asia chromosome 11, Asia_NLE_v1, whole genome shotgun sequence, the following proteins share a genomic window:
- the ST6GAL1 gene encoding beta-galactoside alpha-2,6-sialyltransferase 1 isoform X3, producing MNSQLVTTEKRFLKDSLYNEGILIVWDPSVYHSDIPKWYQNPDYNFFNNYKSYRKLHPNQPFYILKPQMPWELWDILQEISPEEIQPNPPSSGMLGIIIMMTLCDQVDIYEFLPSKRKTDVCYYYQKFFDSACTMGAYHPLLYEKNLVKHLNQGTDEDIYLLGKATLPGFRTIHC from the exons TTGGTTACCACAGAGAAGCGCTTCCTCAAAGACAGTTTGTACAATGAAGGAATCCTAATTGTATGGGACCCATCTGTATACCATTCAGATATCCCAAAG tggTACCAGAATCCAGattataatttctttaataaCTACAAGAGTTATCGTAAGCTGCACCCCAATCAGCCATTTTACATCCTCAAGCCCCAGATGCCTTGGGAGCTATGGGATATTCTTCAAGAAATCTCCCCAGAAGAGATTCAGCCAAACCCCCCATCCTCTGGGATGCTTG GTATCATCATCATGATGACGCTGTGTGACCAGGTGGATATTTATGAGTTCCTCCCATCCAAGCGCAAGACTGACGTGTGCTACTACTATCAGAAGTTCTTCGATAGTGCCTGCACGATGGGTGCCTACCACCCGCTGCTCTATGAGAAGAATTTGGTGAAGCATCTCAACCAGGGCACAGATGAGGACATCTACCTGCTTGGAAAAGCCACACTGCCTGGATTCCGGACCATTCACTGCTAA